The genome window AAGAGCACGTAGTCCTTCCGTGTCTACCACAAGAATGTAGTCAAACGTGAATTTCTCCTTGACCTCCTCAGACACTTTAACCAGCTGCATGAAGGCTCCCTTGGTGCACCTGCCAGCACTCACTGCAAACTCTAACCCAAACATGGCATTCAGCATTGTTGATTTTCCACTGCTTTGTATTCCCAAAACTGAAAGAACAAAAACTCTCTTATCACCTAGTTTTTTGATGACCTCATCTAAAAGACTAGAGATCCATGTCAGCGGGACATTACCTGCATCACCATCCATAAGCTCCATTGGGTGTCCTGATATCATCAGCTCTGCAGCAAGCTCGGGGTATTTAAACCAGTCTGTATGTTTGCATTCTTGTTTCTTCTGAGATTTATGGGCTTCATAGATCTGCCCCATTTCTCTAAAGATGTGCTCCAAACCAAAAGTTGCTGACTGGAgttttgttgatatttgttCAAGCtcagtttgtttgcttttgaaaaggtcagatttgttgtgtttctttttcagagCCAAGACCTCAGACCATGTTTTATCATAGTTTTGCAGAATTACGGACAGATCATCAGTAACATGGTCATCAAGGAAGATCTGAGTCCATTTCAGGAAATACTGTCTCTCAGTTGATGACAGAGACAAAAGATTATCAGTAAACAGCTTTATCAGCTCACTACAGGAATGTTTGCACTGATCTTGTCGTATTTTTATCagttcattttcctttttagaTTTCTCAATCTCAATCTGTCCTGTCAGGTGGTAcagctctttttttattctgctcCACTCATGCCACAATTGGCCTTGACAAGGGAGGAATTTGCTTTTGATTTCTGTGACATCCTGTATCTTCTTAAGCAAATTCATCATTTCCAATGCAGCAGTTTTCCCTTTTCGGCAGACTGGGTCATCTTCATCCACTCTGATTCCAGGGACCTCTGCCATACTTTCAAGGTGGAAGGATGTTTGTGACTcacacaaaatgtgtccaaTGATTGTTTTCAGTTCTTCAGTAATATCTGAATGACTTCTGTCTTTTAGACTTATTTTGTATCTGCCCTGTTTCTTCTGATGTTTACCACCGTCAGTATCAGTAGTGAGAATAATGAGAGGCTTTGGAAGTTTCCAGAGAGCCTCGATTACTCCCCAACTTTTGTGACCCTTTTCCAGAGTTGGTACAagcacaacattaactgaagaTTTTTCAATAAGTATGTCACGCTGTTTCTCAAACAACAGAGCATCACCATGGAGATTACAGAAGGCAACACAGTCATTGAAGGCATCATTACATTTTCCAGCTGGGCAGTACCAGGCAATCTCTGCCATGCCATCCACCAAGTGGCGAGTTTTGTTGCTTCCTTGAAGGTGTTTGTGGAAGAAAGTGCTGTGACGGTCGTTGATCAACGTGTTTATCAGCTGAGATTTTGACACTGATAGTGAATCCAGTCGCAAAAATGACACCATGGGTGTCTTGGCTTTGCAGATGGGCATGCTCTTCATTATTTTGCTGTCAGTTTGGATATCAGTTGTCTTCCagctttttgttatttttctgaatGTCCAAAGAGGACACTCAATATCCATCGTGACTGGGTCAGGAACAAGCAAAGGTAAAGCATACTGACATTGTGAGAGCTTTGATACAATGTTCTGCTTGAGGAAGCTGTCTGAACAGTGAAATACTGCCATTTGAATGTCCATTGGATGCAAATGagtctcttttgtttgtttagtgtCTTCACTTGTGCTAAAAAAATCATCCATATCATCTATGTCCTCTACTTCAGCACTATCACACACTTGAATAGGTTTTGAATCGCTCACCTCGGGAATCTCTTGTTTAACAGGAATATATCTGGCTCTGTAGTCTAACATGAGAAGCTTGTGAAGAAATGTATTTGTTAATTCTTTCTCTGAAGTCACATGGTACTTTTTCATAGCTGGACCAATTTTGAGAAAATCTTCTGAAGTCAACTTCTGTTGATGTTTGTCTTGAAGATCAAGTCCGAGCAGTGTTTCAGTTACTCTTTGGTGTTGATTTTCCTTGTCGATCTCTTCAGAAATCTTCACAGAATTTGGCATTTTTCCAACCTAAAAATTCAATATTGTGGTCAAACTTTACAATTATATGTAAGTTTTTATTCTGTGTATAATGAATCATGAACTACCTGTTGATTAATTACTTGCTAATTAACTGTGGCTGAATAACTCAGCTTTAGTTAGAGGAGATAATGATAAGTaattagtgtgtgtttgcaccagaatctaacattttatgttttactacTCTACAACTAAAGTAAAGCAGGAACAAAGACAGTAATTGTTTTAActattcacacatttttacacaataaTCTGCATCACCTCATGATTCATCAATAGTATCTCAATCTGTTGTTCTCTTTCTGATCATTTGTAAACTGCATCCAAAAGcatgaaaaacattaaaattacaTATGAAATGAAAACTCATAAGCTCTTAGCTTTAGTTTCTTACCTTGTCcttgttttcattgttaacCTCATCTGCAGCACCTACAGTGAAATTATAATTTTCATTAGAGGAGCTGGAGCACACAGAAGCAGAAATATTTTTAAGTGTAAAcaattttacagttaaaaaacattttattcaggTGTTTTTAAGTTGAATTTAAAGATTTAAGTTGAAGAACATGTCTTTTCTGGGCAGCATTATAAAAGTTGTGTCAAGGCAGCTGACAAGACTCAACTGGTTCCCATTATTCATCAACCTCAAAATGAAAGTTCCAGATCATTCTGTTTTCTAGATCAAGTGTTTGCCAGTATTCTCAAGCTTTCTGTTCGTAATTTTTGCCTCTTTGGTTTTTCCAGGCTGCTCTGCCACTGCTtcagctttttgttttctctgagtCTTGTAACAACCAAGTTAGTGACAATACAATCTAAATATGTATCTGAagtaatgtgaaaataaaatcgGATCaaagttttgcttttcttatttGTTGCAGATGGTATTTCAGATATAAATTCATACCTTTTGCCACTGGGCTGTCATCATTCTTTGAGTGCTCAACATCACCGGGTTCAATCAGCAGGTCACTCTGAGAAATCAGATGATTTTAGCTTTATtggttatttattaaaacagaaacCTAGAACTGGAGAATATACAATCTTCTCTTATCATAAATGCTTATTGCGACACGAGGGTTATTACTAAGTTATACTCCAAATACCGACAACGCCACCttgggttatggcccaaggaccAGTAGTAAAGGTCAACTAATACCTTCAGACAAAAAGACACTCGGGTTCGTTTACTCAGGGAGGGAATGAGACGGAGTTCAATGATCATgtctaacaattatttttaaaacaatcatAAGATTGGcactgtaacacaaaaaaagaaaagagcccaACAAAAAGGGGGATGTAGTCTGAGGCTTACCGGCTGGAGGAGGGGTTTGGTAGGGGAAGTGACatccaaaaggaaaaggaggacaccccacacacacagcaaaaggtgacgtgtaaacaaataaaatcttaaaaagggatcacacagcacacaggaccaCGACCACCCAGGAGAACCACCACCGTCGGCCTTCCACTaaggggagaggaaaacacaattaaacggGCTCAAATTTAAGCAAccaaatataaatgatcaattgataaactgagaaatgttaaattatattaataaatcaaccaaacacaagaaacaaaagagtctctggccagagatatcaactcaacaattaaccaatttaacagtttgaaatcagattgatcatattaacaacataaattcaaccattaaacaaagagtaaataagtaaacaattAAACCAAACCTTGCCGGATTACACTtaaaacactctcacacacacacacacacacctatagtTCACAATCTTAGCGAGTGGCTGAGAGTTCGGGCAGACTCGTCGCATCCAGTACGCGTTAcagccacacatacacacacacacacaatgcaatcACACGTAGCAGCGGTAAACAGGCTGTCCACAGGCGGCCGACCGGATCGGAACCAGGCCGTCGGAGCAACAGTCACCGAGCAACAGGACAGCAACAGGAAAGCGGCAGAACAGCGGCGAAACAGCGGCGAAGCAGCGGCCAAATAGCCGTGGTTAATCAGCTGTGTTTACACTTGGCGTTGGCGTTAGCCTTAGCGTTAGCGTTAGCGCTAGCCTTAGCGTTACAGTTCCAGTTATAAGTCCGGGTGCATTGGCATCCCGtccaaagagggagaggggtgaAGAATTCAGGCGTGGCAGGGAAGACAGCCAccatgcagcacacaaccagcaGACAATGCTCTGGTTGCGGCAATAAACACCGTCCCGACTGATCGGCTCGACCGCGGTGAAGACGCCGGATCTGTGCTCGGATGTGATATAAATACTGTCAATAAATGCAAAAGTTAAatgaactgtatagtggaaactGACTACAGTGAAAATATTTTACCTTCACTGTAGCTGCAGTTTCCTCCAACTCATCTTCTGACAgatcatgtaaaaaataaattgcacagggttagcattaaaaatatttccAAACCATATCAGTCAGACTCTACAATCTAAATATGTATCTGAAGTAACGTGAAAATAAAATCGAATCaaagttttgcttttcttatttGCTGCAGATGGTATTTCAGATATAAATTCAGACTGACCTTTTGCCACTGGGCTGTCATCATTATTTGAGTGCTCAACATCACCGGGTTCATTCAGCAGGTCACTCTGAGAAATCAGATGATTTTAGCTTTATtggttatttattaaaacagaaacatataACTGGAGAATATAAAATCTTCTCTTATCATAAATGCTTAAATCAAATGTAGACTAATGACCTTCACTTTGACGTTAGATGAACTCTTCCCCTCATCTTCTGCAGGACAACCtggaaataaataagtaaataaataaataacaaaaaactccTCTCTGTCAAAGatgttttatacacacatacacatactgggTAAGTCATTTGTGTATATTGGGTATCAAATAAGTATAAACAGTTTTACCATTATAATTATGCAGGACAGTCattatataacaataataataatgatttattcAAGGAagcttttttgttattatagaTTTCTGCTTGGGGTATTTGTGCGTGAATTAAATTCCACaaattgcattttgttttgaaagtgcCAGATGTCGTAGGTGAAATGATTGGCCCCCTGTACATACTTTGTAATTTGATGCTCTGCCATTTACATAAAATTGCGACCTTTTGGACCAGTCCAATAAATATGTTTAGGTATCCCTGTATGAGCACCACGTTCTTGTTGGACTGTCAGCTATATTGTTGCTGATGTGTGGATCTCacaatttaaacatgaaaatctCACCTGTCTGATTTTGCTGAAACTCTGAGGAATCCGTCCCttcttctgtgtttgatttgaagTCCACATGTTTTGGCTCATCATTCTCATCCAGCGTCCCTCTGCTGCCGCAGTATGGCTTCTTTTCAGAGACCATAACATCTATTTTTTCCAGCAGTGCTGTCATTTCCTTAACATCTGTCATactttttgtgcatgtgtggtaCCTTTTTTCATCAAAACCTGTGTTGGCTTTCAAATCTGTCAGTGCACtttcacactctgcatctgcatCATGAGTCACAACTGTTATTAAATAAGAAAGTGACTCTTTCCCAAAAGCCTTTTCCAGCCACTGCACTCCTGCACTATGTTGGCTGCTATCCAGACTATTTGGTAATATCAGGAGAAAAACATGAGCTCCCTGATTTAGCAGGAGGTtctcagtgttttgctgaccAAGCATGTTGATCACAGAGATGTGTCGAGCACACAGATCATACAGTTTGGGTGACAGATGCTGCATATGTGTCTGCTCATCGTTGGCAAGCAAGATATTTTCCGGTCCAATCTCAATAGAATTTGTGTCACCAATTAACACAAGAGTAAACTCTGGATTCACTGGGAAAAAACGAATGGCACCATGTTAGAAATATTTCAAACAACATTCTAAGAGTTTAATAATGGAAAAGAACTAAAAGAACAAATTCTCACATTCATTAGGTTGTGATGGTGGACTTGTGTCCATCAGTGTTTTATTGTCCTCTGTAGAGCCTGTATTGGCAGTTAAAAACGAAAAGTCTGCAAACATCAGAGATTAATTTGAttagttttcttattttttcaaaGAATTTGACATATTGCAGAAATGTCATTTATAACAttgattaaaatgcaaaaatatgaCCTTTCCCATTGGATGATAAAGACTTGATTTCAGactctctgtcttttctgtctCCATGTTGTTCCCTTTCACCAGGTTTATTCACTGGATCAATCTAAGAACAAGAATAAATTGTTTGAGAAATACTGAAAAATTGAATATAGTTGTGTGATATAAATACTGTCAATAAATGCAAAAGTTAAATGAACTGTATGCTGGAAACTGACTACAGTGAAAATTACCTTTGCTGTAGCTGCAGTTTCCTCCAACTCATCTTCTGACAgatcatgtaaaaaataaattgcacagggttagcattaaaaatatttccAAACCATATCAGTCAGACTTTACAATCTAAATATGTATCTGAAGTAACGTGAAAATAAAATCGAATCaaagttttgcttttcttatttGCTGCAGATGGTATTTCAGATATAAATTCAGACTGACCTTTTGCCACTGGGCTGTCATCATTATTTGAGTGCTCAACATCACCGGGTTCATTCAGCAGGTCACTCTGAGAAATCAGATGATTTTAGCTTTATtggttatttattaaaacagaaacatataACTGGAGAATATAAAATCTTCTCTTATCATAAATGCTTAAATCAAATGTAGACTAATGACCTTCACTTTGACGTTAGATGAACTCTTCCCCTCATCTTCTGCAGGACAACCtggaaataaataagtaaataaataaataacaaaaaactccTCTCTGTCAAAGatgttttatacacacatacacatactgggTAAGTCATTTGTGTATATTGGGTATCAAATAAGTATAAACAGTTTTACCATTATAATTATGCAGGACAGTCattatataacaataataataatgatttattcaaggaagctttttttgttattatagaTTTCTGCTTGGGGTATTTGTGCGTTGATTAAATTCCACAGTAAAGaaattgcattttgttttgaaagtgcCAGATGTCGTAGGTGAAATGATTGGCCCCCTGTACATACTTTGTAATTTGATGCTCTGCCATTTACATAAAATTGCGACCTTTTGGACCAGTCCAATAAATATGTTTAGGTATCCCTGTATGAGCACCACGTTCTTGTTGGACTGTCAGCTATATTGTTGCTGATGTGTGGATCTCacaatttaaacatgaaaatctCACCTGTCTGATTTTGCTGAAACTCTGAGGAATCCGTCCCttcttctgtgtttgatttgaagTCCACATGTTTTTGCTCATCATTCTCATCCAGCGTCCCTCTGCTGCCGCAGTATGGCTTCTTTTCAGAGACCATAACATCTATTTTTTCCAGCAGTGCTGTCATTTCCTTAACATCTGTCATactttttgtgcatgtgtggtaCCTTTTTTCATCAAAACCTGTGTTGGCTTTCAAATCTGTCAGTGCACtttcacactctgcatctgcatCATGAGTCACAACTGTTATTAAATAAGAAAGTGACTCTTTCCCAAAAGCCTTTTCCAGCCACTGCACTCCTGCACTATGTTGGCTGCTATCCAGACTATTTGGTAATATCAGGAGAAAAACATGAGCTCCCTGATTTAGCAGGAGGTtctcagtgttttgctgaccAAGCATGTTGATCACAGAGATGTGTCGAGCACACAGATCATACAGTTTGGGTGACAGATGCTGCATATGTGTCTGCTCATCGTTGGCAAGCAAGATATTTTCCGGTCCAATCTCAATAGAATTTGTGTCACCAATTAACACAAGAGTAAACTCTGGATTCACTGGGAAAAAACGAATGGCACCATGTTAGAAATATTTCAAACAACATTCTAAGAGTTTAATAATGGAAAAGAACTAAAAGAACAAATTCTCACATTCATTAGGTTGTGATGGTGGACTTGTGTCCATCAGTGTTTTATTGTCCTCTGTAGAGCCTGTATTGGCAGTTAAAAACGAAAAGTCTGCAAACATCAGAGATTAATTTGAttagttttcttattttttcaaaGAATTTGACATATTGCAGAAATGTCATTTATAACAttgattaaaatgcaaaaatatgaCCTTTCCCATTGGATGATAAAGACTTGATTTCAGactctctgtcttttctgtctCCATGTTGTTCCCTTTCACCAGGTTTATTCACTGGATCAATCTAAGAACAAGAATAAATTGTTTGAGAAATACTGAAAAATTGAATATAGTTGTGTGATATAAATACTGTCAATAAATGCAAAAGTTAAATGAACTGTATGCTGGAAACTGACTACAGTGAAAATTACCTTTGCTGTAGCTGCAGTTTCCTCCAACTCATCTTCTGACAgatcatgtaaaaaataaattgcacagggttagcattaaaaatatttccAAACCATATCAGTCAGACTTTACAATCTAAATATGTATCTGAAGTAACGTGAAAATAAAATCGAATCaaagttttgcttttcttatttGCTGCAGATGGTATTTCAGATATAAATTCAGACTGACCTTTTGCCACTGGGCTGTCATCATTATTTGAGTGCTCAACATCACCGGGTTCATTCAGCAGGTCACTCTGAGAAATCAGATGATTTTAGCTTTATtggttatttattaaaacagaaacatataACTGGAGAATATAAAATCTTCTCTTATCATAAATGCTTAAATCAAATGTAGACTAATGACCTTCACTTTGACGTTAGATGAACTCTTCCCCTCATCTTCTGCAGGACAACCtggaaataaataagtaaataaataaataacaaaaaactccTCTCTGTCAAAGatgttttatacacacatacacatactgggTAAGTCATTTGTGTATATTGGGTATCAAATAAGTATAAACAGTTTTACCATTATAATTATGCAGGACAGTCattatataacaataataataatgatttattcAAGGAagcttttttgttattatagaTTTCTGCTTGGGGTATTTGTGCGTGAATTAAATTCCACaaattgcattttgttttgaaagtgcCAGATGTCGTAGGTGAAATGATTGGCCCCCTGTACATACTTTGTAATTTGATGCTCTGCCATTTACATAAAATTGCGACCTTTTGGACCAGTCCAATAAATATGTTTAGGTATCCCTGTATGAGCACCACGTTCTTGTTGGACTGTCAGCTATATTGTTGCTGATGTGTGGATCTCacaatttaaacatgaaaatctCACCTGTCTGATTTTGCTGAAACTCTGAGGAATCCGTCCCttcttctgtgtttgatttgaagTCCACATGTTTTTGCTCATCATTCTCATCCAGCGTCCCTCTGCTGCCGCAGTATGGCTTCTTTTCAGAGACCATAACATCTATTTTTTCCAGCAGTGCTGTCATTTCCTTAACATCTGTCATactttttgtgcatgtgtggtaCCTTTTTTCATCAAAACCTGTGTTGGCTTTCAAATCTGTCAGTGCACtttcacactctgcatctgcatCATGAGTCACAACTGTTATTAAATAAGAAAGTGACTCTTTCCCAAAAGCCTTTTCCAGCCACTGCACTCCTGCACTATGTTGGCTGCTATCCAGACTATTTGGTAATATCAGGAGAAAAACATGAGCTCCCTGATTTAGCAGGAGGTtctcagtgttttgctgaccAAGCATGTTGATCACAGAGATGTGTCGAGCACACAGATCATACAGTTTGGGTGACAGATGCTGCATATGTGTCTGCTCATCGTTGGCAAGCAAGATATTTTCCGGTCCAATCTCAATAGAATTTGTGTCACCAATTAACACAAGAGTAAACTCTGGATTCACTGGGAAAAAACGAATGGCACCATGTTAGAAATATTTCAAACAACATTCTAAGAGTTTAATAATGGAAAAGAACTAAAAGAACAAATTCTCACATTCATTAGGTTGTGATGGTGGACTTGTGTCCATCAGTGTTTTATTGTCCTCTGTAGAGCCTGTATTGGCAGTTAAAAACGAAAAGTCTGCAAACATCAGAGATTAATTTGAttagttttcttattttttcaaaGAATTTGACATATTGCAGAAATGTCATTTATAACAttgattaaaatgcaaaaatatgaCCTTTCCCATTGGATGATAAAGACTTGATTTCAGactctctgtcttttctgtctCCATGTTGTTCCCTTTCACCAGGTTTATTCACTGGATCAATCTAAGAACAAGAATAAATTGTTTGAGAAATACTGAAAAATTGAATATAGTTGTGTGATATAAATACTGTCAATAAATGCAAAAGTTAAATGAACTGTATGCTGGAAACTGACTACAGTGAAAATTACCTTTGCTGTAGCTGCAGTTTCCTCCAACTCATCTTCTGACAgatcatgtaaaaaataaattgcacagggttagcattaaaaatatttccAAACCATATCAGTCAGACTTTACAATCTAAATATGTATCTGAAGTAACGTGAAAATAAAATCGAATCaaagttttgctttttttatttgctgcaGATGGTATTTCAGATATAAATTCAGACTGACCTTTTGCCACTGGGCTGTCATCATTATTTGAGTGCTCAACATCACCGGGTTCATTCAGCAGGTCACTCTGAGAAATCAGATGATTTTAGCTTTATtggttatttattaaaacagaaacatataACTGGAGAATATAAAATCTTCTCTTATCATAAATGCTTAAATCAAATGTAGACTAATGACCTTCACTTTGACGTTAGATGAACTCTTCTCCTCATCTTCTGCAGGACAACCtggaaataaataagtaaataaataaataaataacaaaaaactccTCTCTGTCAAAGatgttttatacacacatacacatactgggTAAGTCATTTGTGTATATTGGGTATCAAGTATATACAGTTTTACCATTATAATTATGCAGGACAGTCATtctataacaataataataatgatttattcAAGGAagcttttttgttattatagaTTTCTGCTTGGGGTATTTGTGCGTTGATTAAATTCCACAGTAAAGaaattgcattttgttttgaaagtgcCAGATGTCGTAGGTGAAATGATTGGCCCCCTGTACATACTTTGTAATTTGATGCTCTGCCATTTACATAAAATTGCGACCTTTTGGACCAGTCCAATAAATATGTTTAGGTATCCCTGTATGAGCACCACGTTCTTGTTGGACTGTCAGCTATATTGTTGCTGATGTGTGGATCTCACAATTTAAACATGAACATCTCACCTGTCTGATTTTGCTGAAACTCTGAGGAATCCGTCCCttcttctgtgtttgatttgaagTCCACATGTTTTTGCTCATCATTCTCATCCAGCGTCCCTCTGCTGCCGCAGTATGTCTTCTTTTCAGAGACCATAACATCTATTTTTTCCAGCAGTGCTGTCATTTCATAAACATCTGTCATactttttgtgcatgtgtggtaCCTTTTTTCATCAAAACCTGTGTTGGCTTTCAAATCTGTCAGTGCACtttcacactctgcatctgcatCATGAGTCACAACTGTTATTAAATAAGAAAGTGACTCCTTCCCAAAAGCCTTTTCCAACCACTGCACTCCTGCACTATGTTGGCTGCTATCCAGACTATTTGGTAATATCAGGAGAAAAACATGAGCTCCCTG of Solea solea chromosome 16, fSolSol10.1, whole genome shotgun sequence contains these proteins:
- the LOC131475314 gene encoding uncharacterized protein LOC131475314 isoform X6, with product MSSTEDNKTLMDTSPPSQPNELNPELTLVLIGDTNSIKVGPENILLANDEQTHMQHLSPKLYDLCGRHISVINMLGQQNTENLLLNQGAHVFLLILPNSLDSSQHSAGVQWLEKAFGKESLSYLITVVTHDADAECESALTDLKANTGFDEKRYHACTKTMTDVKEMTALLEKIDVMVSEKKPNCGSRGTLDENDEQKHVDFKSNTEEGTDSSEFQQNQTGCPAEDEGKSSSNVKVKSDLLNEPGDVEHSNNDDSTVAKDELEETAATVKIDPVNKPGESEQHGDRKDRESEIKSLSSNGKDFSLLTANMSSTEDNETLMDTSPPSQPNEWNPEFTLVLIGDTNSIKVGPENILLANDEQTHMQHLSPKLYDLCGRHISVINMLGQQNTENLLLNQGAHVFLLILPNSLDSSQHSAGVQWLEKAFGKESLSYLITVVTHDADAECESALTDLKANTGFDEKRYHTCTKSMTDVYEMTALLEKIDVMVSEKKTYCGSRGTLDENDEQKHVDFKSNTEEGTDSSEFQQNQTGCPAEDEEKSSSNVKVKSDLLNEPGDVEHSNNDDSPVAKEDELEETAATAKIDPVNKPGEREQHGDRKDRESEIKSLSSNGKDFSFLTANTGSTEDNKTLMDTSPPSQPNELNPEFTLVLIGDTNSIEIGPENILLANDEQTHMQHLSPKLYDLCARHISVINMLGQQNTENLLLNQGAHVFLLILPNSLDSSQHSAGVQWLEKAFGKESLSYLITVVTHDADAECESALTDLKANTGFDEKRYHTCTKSMTDVKEMTALLEKIDVMVSEKKPYCGSRGTLDENDEQKHVDFKSNTEEGTDSSEFQQNQTGCPAEDEGKSSSNVKVKSDLLNEPGDVEHSNNDDSPVAKEDELEETAATAKIDPVNKPGEREQHGDRKDRESEIKSLSSNGKDFSFLTANTGSTEDNKTLMDTSPPSQPNELNPEFTLVLIGDTNSIEIGPENILLANDEQTHMQHLSPKLYDLCARHISVINMLGQQNTENLLLNQGAHVFLLILPNSLDSSQHSAGVQWLEKAFGKESLSYLITVVTHDADAECESALTDLKANTGFDEKRYHTCTKSMTDVKEMTALLEKIDVMVSEKKPYCGSRGTLDENDEQKHVDFKSNTEEGTDSSEFQQNQTGCPAEDEGKSSSNVKVKSDLLNEPGDVEHSNNDDSPVAKEDELEETAATAKIDPVNKPGEREQHGDRKDRESEIKSLSSNGKDFSFLTANTGSTEDNKTLMDTSPPSQPNELNPEFTLVLIGDTNSIEIGPENILLANDEQTHMQHLSPKLYDLCARHISVINMLGQQNTENLLLNQGAHVFLLILPNSLDSSQHSAGVQWLEKAFGKESLSYLITVVTHDADAECESALTDLKANTGFDEKRYHTCTKSMTDVKEMTALLEKIDVMVSEKKPYCGSRGTLDENDEPKHVDFKSNTEEGTDSSEFQQNQTGCPAEDEGKSSSNVKVKSDLLNEPGDVEHSNNDDSPVAKEDELEETAATVKWKADGGGSPGWSWSCVLCDPFLRFYLFTRHLLLCVWGVLLFLLDVTSPTKPLLQPSDLLIEPGDVEHSKNDDSPVAKGAADEVNNENKDKVGKMPNSVKISEEIDKENQHQRVTETLLGLDLQDKHQQKLTSEDFLKIGPAMKKYHVTSEKELTNTFLHKLLMLDYRARYIPVKQEIPEVSDSKPIQVCDSAEVEDIDDMDDFFSTSEDTKQTKETHLHPMDIQMAVFHCSDSFLKQNIVSKLSQCQYALPLLVPDPVTMDIECPLWTFRKITKSWKTTDIQTDSKIMKSMPICKAKTPMVSFLRLDSLSVSKSQLINTLINDRHSTFFHKHLQGSNKTRHLVDGMAEIAWYCPAGKCNDAFNDCVAFCNLHGDALLFEKQRDILIEKSSVNVVLVPTLEKGHKSWGVIEALWKLPKPLIILTTDTDGGKHQKKQGRYKISLKDRSHSDITEELKTIIGHILCESQTSFHLESMAEVPGIRVDEDDPVCRKGKTAALEMMNLLKKIQDVTEIKSKFLPCQGQLWHEWSRIKKELYHLTGQIEIEKSKKENELIKIRQDQCKHSCSELIKLFTDNLLSLSSTERQYFLKWTQIFLDDHVTDDLSVILQNYDKTWSEVLALKKKHNKSDLFKSKQTELEQISTKLQSATFGLEHIFREMGQIYEAHKSQKKQECKHTDWFKYPELAAELMISGHPMELMDGDAGNVPLTWISSLLDEVIKKLGDKRVFVLSVLGIQSSGKSTMLNAMFGLEFAVSAGRCTKGAFMQLVKVSEEVKEKFTFDYILVVDTEGLRALELGNVTLHHDNELATFVVGLGNLTLINIFGENPAEMQDILQIVVQAFMRMKQVNLSPSCMFVHQNVTDITAVEKNMDGKRRLQEKLDQMAQLAAKEEVCDVQYFSDVIAFDVEKDVKYLAQLWEGSPPMAPPNPGYCESVQELRNMILSKASDSAGITLSQFKTKIQDLWNALLKENFVFNFKNTFEIAVYRNLEVQFGKWTWILRSNMLTIENQQYICIENGNTDKVELNHLNEKMSKTYEETKQEIQKYFDHDKDKEILVQWRGRFKSKIKDFHEELVKETKRKLDEIIQQKKACKKLNDEKTVFENKLLQKSKELAHQLKDKGQDEKELKKQFDHVWKGWVDELTTDTKPIEDIDFEKEQNKVLTDLGIEWILISDSKRCGRHKELPVWRTDSNYTDPRKWFGKIKNLFNHDHEYIRSFIARVEQQSIDNIKTKPVATRGFQSTYLQEVANNVIKEVTELEAELKCTAKKEFKVDLLLYVFDKATIWLSESYKKFKINNDAIAYLEGKKTQYYDIFKSFCKGHSSAVVFGKVICEKLRSATAQAVFTKTAIDLAGEMKCNFPAFNGNRLVMEKHVLKSLAEKGSFEDYINYIQQPRKHVESYIEEQVKEYIFTDHEDRTMDIRKKNAEDIKKVVNQALFTASENVKTQRGSTDLWLKEFSSLLKDKLTIGDISSENFSDITNFDFLKDEIKRGFKSIIEETNKRPLKEMKESRLKPEKILIDQLCNCCWVTCPFCAAVCTNTLKDHSPNDHSVPFHRSGAVQGWHYRNTVEMSVDFCTTKVASDRSFYPDSDSERLIPYKQYRTADPRFASWNITPDDSELPYWKWFTCQYQKQIEDHYKLRYEGLGKIPENWTKISKEEAIKSLDELFSVREATNK